The Paenibacillus sp. RC334 nucleotide sequence GCCAAAATGCAGGCTATACATTATCTCTTATTGAAAAAACGTGATAATTCACCTTGGATCAGGGATACCTGTCCTGGTCTTTTACCTGCCACAAGCTGTTGTTTCAGCAAGCGGTGAAGCTGGGTATCGGACATTTCACGACGTTTGACTTCCGTATCTGCAGTAATAACTGTAGCTTCTTCCGATTCCTTCGTGACCGGATTCATGACTTGTTTAATACCCGCAATGTTAACACCCTTCTCAATCAACGCCTTGATTTCAAGCAAACGCTCTACATCATTAAAAGAAAAAAGACGTTGGTTACCCGACGTACGGGCAGGAACTATCAAGTTATGCTGTTCATAATAACGAATCTGACGTGCTGACAAGTCCGTTAGCTTCATGACAATACCTATTGGAAATAAGGCCATGTTTCTGCGAATTTCGTCGCCCATTTGTCATCAACCTTCCAGTGATCTATTATTCACCTTATTGTACATTTAGC carries:
- a CDS encoding MerR family transcriptional regulator, whose product is MGDEIRRNMALFPIGIVMKLTDLSARQIRYYEQHNLIVPARTSGNQRLFSFNDVERLLEIKALIEKGVNIAGIKQVMNPVTKESEEATVITADTEVKRREMSDTQLHRLLKQQLVAGKRPGQVSLIQGELSRFFNKR